The proteins below are encoded in one region of Ferroplasma acidiphilum:
- a CDS encoding GntR family transcriptional regulator → MFKITVRYNSTIPVCDQIYSGMIDEIRSGNLYYKTKIPSTEQVAGVLGLNLNAVDRAYGLLLKDRVIRQFKNKKYVMAPGDTDINPMIKKRSRNK, encoded by the coding sequence ATGTTTAAAATAACTGTGAGATACAATAGCACAATTCCGGTCTGTGACCAGATATATTCCGGAATGATAGATGAAATAAGATCCGGCAATTTATATTATAAAACTAAAATACCATCCACGGAGCAGGTAGCAGGCGTCCTGGGGCTAAATTTGAACGCTGTTGATAGAGCATACGGGCTATTGCTCAAGGACAGAGTTATCAGGCAATTTAAGAATAAAAAATATGTGATGGCACCTGGAGACACAGACATTAATCCAATGATTAAGAAAAGGAGCAGAAACAAATGA
- a CDS encoding DUF1648 domain-containing protein yields MNVEAFRIIEPVWVLIIGILISIIPYLTEKSIIFGVRVPTDKINSDTVRKMKKIYVSITFILTIILTVLTYLLSSYLLVITFFMPLFMVLVEFMVYLPEHYSLERIKRDEQWEFNASSVTGVFNVEDGKKFPWFFTLPGILVLVSLFVTGILDYKSIPERFATHYNASGIANAYSTKSIESVFILGFISIIITIMMILIAYVIARTPLKTDNASPHGTERVVIYQERMVYLTLLTPVFINSSLLIGSFGEWGIIKENVFLILIPVFLLIIFVIAISVKTGQLGSNIKIPESKGPENTIPDNSVSDNRNDDSLWKAGVIYWNKNDPRIMVPKRFGVGYTINFAHPAGKVILVLIIAIPVIIVISVLFLH; encoded by the coding sequence ATGAATGTAGAAGCGTTCAGGATTATTGAGCCCGTATGGGTACTTATAATAGGAATTTTAATATCTATAATACCGTATCTGACAGAGAAGTCAATAATATTTGGGGTACGGGTCCCTACAGATAAAATAAATTCAGATACAGTCAGAAAAATGAAGAAAATATACGTTTCCATAACTTTTATTTTAACCATTATTTTAACAGTGCTGACATATCTATTGTCATCATACCTCCTCGTAATAACTTTCTTCATGCCCCTGTTTATGGTACTGGTTGAATTTATGGTGTATTTGCCGGAACATTATAGCCTGGAAAGGATTAAAAGAGACGAACAATGGGAATTCAATGCTAGCAGTGTTACAGGAGTTTTCAATGTAGAGGATGGAAAAAAGTTTCCCTGGTTCTTCACACTTCCGGGTATTCTGGTACTTGTTTCTCTTTTCGTAACAGGCATTCTGGATTATAAAAGTATACCAGAAAGGTTTGCAACACATTATAATGCCAGTGGAATCGCAAATGCCTATTCAACAAAATCAATAGAAAGTGTATTTATTCTGGGCTTTATAAGCATAATAATAACAATTATGATGATTCTGATTGCATATGTTATAGCAAGGACTCCACTAAAAACCGATAACGCATCCCCACATGGAACTGAAAGGGTTGTAATATATCAGGAGAGAATGGTGTACCTGACTCTTCTAACACCGGTATTTATAAATTCTAGCCTGCTTATTGGCAGTTTCGGTGAATGGGGCATAATTAAGGAAAATGTTTTTCTAATACTTATCCCGGTATTTTTACTGATTATATTTGTTATTGCCATATCAGTGAAAACAGGGCAATTAGGCAGCAATATTAAAATTCCTGAAAGTAAAGGGCCGGAAAATACTATTCCGGATAATTCAGTGTCGGATAACAGAAATGATGATTCATTATGGAAAGCTGGCGTAATATACTGGAATAAAAACGATCCGCGCATAATGGTGCCTAAAAGGTTCGGTGTGGGATATACAATTAACTTTGCCCATCCTGCTGGCAAAGTTATACTTGTGTTAATAATAGCTATTCCCGTAATAATTGTTATATCGGTACTCTTTCTACATTGA